One genomic region from Streptomyces venezuelae encodes:
- a CDS encoding response regulator, protein MIDVLVVDDDVLVARINAAYVAKVPGFRVSATAHSTAEALAALDAHPVDLILMDHYLPDENGLAAVRELRARGHQCDVIMVTAARDVATVQAAMRHGALQYLVKPFNFAGLRSKLEAYAALRRALGGAGGEAEQAEVDRIFGVLAAGTVAPDLPKGHSPTTAELVRQVLLAAGGPLSAQEIAERAGVSRQTAQRYLKLLERTGRVSLSLRYGETGRPEHRYAWTSSPPAA, encoded by the coding sequence ATGATCGACGTGCTCGTCGTGGACGACGACGTACTCGTGGCGCGGATCAACGCCGCGTACGTCGCCAAGGTCCCGGGCTTCCGGGTGTCCGCCACCGCCCACTCGACCGCCGAGGCACTGGCCGCCCTGGACGCGCATCCGGTGGACCTGATCCTCATGGACCACTACCTGCCGGACGAGAACGGCCTCGCCGCGGTACGGGAGCTCCGCGCGCGCGGCCACCAGTGCGACGTGATCATGGTGACCGCCGCCCGGGACGTCGCCACCGTGCAGGCGGCGATGCGCCACGGCGCCCTCCAGTACCTGGTCAAGCCCTTCAACTTCGCCGGGCTGCGCTCCAAGCTGGAGGCGTACGCGGCGCTCCGCCGCGCCCTCGGAGGAGCCGGCGGCGAGGCGGAACAGGCCGAGGTCGACCGGATCTTCGGTGTCCTGGCGGCGGGCACCGTCGCCCCCGACCTGCCGAAGGGGCACTCCCCGACCACGGCCGAGCTGGTCCGGCAGGTCCTGCTCGCCGCCGGCGGCCCGCTCTCCGCGCAGGAGATCGCCGAGCGGGCCGGTGTGAGCCGCCAGACCGCCCAGCGCTACCTCAAGCTCCTCGAACGCACGGGCCGGGTGAGCCTCTCCCTCCGGTACGGCGAGACGGGCCGCCCCGAGCATCGCTACGCCTGGACGTCCTCACCGCCCGCCGCCTGA
- a CDS encoding CobW family GTP-binding protein, whose amino-acid sequence MSTQQIPVVVLAGFLGAGKTTLLNHLLRSARGTRIGVMVNDFGDIGIDAMTVAGQVGSTVSLGNGCLCCAVDASELDEYLEVLTRPESRLDVIVIEASGLAEPQELVRMVLASENERIVYGGLVQVVDAAEFGATRQRHPETDRHLTIADLVVVNKADRVSEDELSAVRETVGALAGKAVVVDASHGRVDPELLFDRVVPEDEIEGQMSIEDILYGPEDEAHAHPHAEYETVSLSASTPLHPRRLMAFLDARPEGLYRIKGFVDLGAADPDNRYAVHAVGRFLRFYPEPWPAGEERLTQLVLIGSGVDSAALRKELAACEQNGPQDAPDEHSMWGVLRYVQQTEEEPDER is encoded by the coding sequence TTGAGCACGCAGCAGATTCCCGTCGTCGTCCTCGCCGGGTTTCTCGGGGCCGGGAAGACGACGCTCCTCAACCATCTGCTGCGGAGCGCCCGGGGTACCCGGATCGGGGTCATGGTCAACGACTTCGGGGACATCGGCATCGACGCGATGACCGTCGCCGGGCAGGTGGGCTCCACCGTCTCGCTCGGCAACGGGTGTCTGTGCTGCGCGGTCGACGCGAGCGAGCTCGACGAGTACCTGGAGGTCCTGACCCGGCCCGAGTCCCGGCTCGACGTCATCGTGATCGAGGCCAGCGGGCTCGCCGAGCCGCAGGAGCTCGTTCGCATGGTGCTCGCCAGCGAGAACGAGCGGATCGTCTACGGGGGGCTCGTCCAGGTCGTCGACGCGGCCGAGTTCGGGGCGACCCGGCAGCGCCACCCCGAGACCGACCGGCACCTCACGATCGCCGACCTCGTCGTCGTCAACAAGGCGGACCGGGTCTCCGAGGACGAGCTGTCGGCCGTACGCGAGACGGTGGGCGCGCTCGCCGGGAAGGCCGTCGTGGTCGACGCCTCGCACGGGCGGGTCGATCCGGAGCTGCTCTTCGACCGGGTGGTGCCCGAGGACGAGATCGAGGGCCAGATGTCCATCGAGGACATCCTGTACGGCCCCGAGGACGAGGCCCACGCGCATCCGCACGCAGAGTACGAGACCGTCTCCCTGAGCGCCTCGACCCCGCTCCACCCGCGCCGCCTCATGGCCTTCCTGGACGCGCGGCCCGAGGGCCTGTACCGGATCAAGGGCTTCGTGGACCTCGGTGCCGCCGACCCGGACAACCGCTACGCGGTCCACGCGGTCGGCCGCTTCCTGCGCTTCTATCCCGAGCCGTGGCCCGCGGGCGAGGAGCGGCTCACGCAGCTCGTGCTGATCGGCTCCGGCGTCGACTCCGCCGCGCTGCGCAAGGAGCTCGCCGCATGCGAGCAGAACGGCCCGCAGGACGCCCCCGACGAGCACAGCATGTGGGGCGTCCTGCGGTACGTACAGCAGACGGAAGAGGAACCGGACGAGCGCTAG
- a CDS encoding cation acetate symporter → MTGDHQTLALVLFSVFIAVTLGITTWVSRNRHGSAEEFYAGGRLFSPLENGFAIAGDYMSAASFLGISGLIALYGYDGMLYSVGFLVAWLVVLLLVAELVRNCGRFTLADVVAARMAERPVRIAAGTSSVAVSVLYLVAQMVGAGSLVALLLGGTSEAARSWTVIGVGALMVIYVSLGGMRATTWIQIVKAVLLMAGTITLTVLVLLRFHGDVNSLLSAAADRSGHGRDFLAPGLRYGGDWTSRLDFISLGIALVLGTAGLPHILSRFYTVPTARAARRSVVWSIGLIGSFYLMTIVLGFGAAALIGPAEVRASNASGNTAIPLLALDLGGGAGSTGGTVLFAVVAAVAFATILAVVAGITLASSASVAHDLYSSLRRRHAKRQYSEVTVARLAAAGIGAAAIGLGLLARDLNVAFLVGLAFAVAASANLPVLLYSLFWRKFTTRGAVWSVYGGLVPAVLLVLLSPVVSGSPESLFPGVDFHVFPLQNPGVISIPLGFLAGWIGAVTSAEPPDAARHAETEVRALTGAGAA, encoded by the coding sequence GTGACCGGAGACCACCAGACCCTGGCGCTCGTCCTCTTCAGCGTCTTCATCGCCGTCACGCTGGGGATCACCACCTGGGTGAGCCGCAACCGGCACGGGTCGGCGGAGGAGTTCTACGCCGGAGGCAGGCTGTTCTCTCCTCTGGAGAACGGTTTCGCCATCGCCGGCGACTACATGTCCGCGGCCTCCTTCCTCGGCATCTCCGGGCTGATCGCGCTCTACGGCTACGACGGCATGCTGTACTCCGTCGGCTTCCTCGTCGCCTGGCTGGTCGTCCTCCTGCTCGTCGCGGAACTGGTCCGCAACTGCGGGCGGTTCACGCTCGCGGACGTCGTCGCCGCGCGGATGGCCGAACGGCCGGTGCGGATCGCCGCCGGAACGTCCTCCGTGGCCGTCTCCGTGCTGTACCTCGTCGCCCAGATGGTCGGGGCCGGCAGCCTCGTCGCGCTCCTCCTCGGCGGCACGAGCGAGGCGGCCCGCTCCTGGACCGTGATCGGTGTGGGCGCGCTGATGGTGATCTACGTGTCGCTCGGCGGCATGCGGGCCACCACCTGGATCCAGATCGTCAAGGCGGTCCTGCTCATGGCGGGGACGATCACGCTCACCGTCCTCGTCCTGCTCCGCTTCCACGGCGACGTGAACAGCCTGCTCTCCGCCGCGGCCGACCGCAGCGGTCACGGACGGGACTTCCTCGCCCCCGGGCTGCGCTACGGCGGCGACTGGACCTCACGCCTCGACTTCATCAGCCTCGGCATCGCCCTCGTCCTGGGCACCGCGGGACTCCCGCACATCCTGTCGCGCTTCTACACCGTGCCCACCGCCAGGGCGGCCCGCCGCTCCGTCGTCTGGTCGATCGGCCTCATCGGCAGCTTCTACCTGATGACCATCGTGCTCGGCTTCGGCGCGGCCGCGCTGATCGGGCCGGCCGAGGTCCGCGCCTCCAACGCGTCGGGGAACACGGCCATCCCGCTGCTCGCCCTGGACCTCGGCGGCGGCGCGGGCTCCACCGGCGGCACGGTGCTCTTCGCCGTCGTCGCCGCCGTCGCGTTCGCGACCATCCTCGCCGTCGTCGCCGGGATCACGCTCGCCTCCTCGGCCTCCGTCGCCCACGACCTGTACAGCTCGCTGCGCCGCCGGCACGCGAAGCGGCAGTACAGCGAGGTGACCGTGGCGCGGCTCGCGGCCGCCGGGATCGGCGCCGCCGCCATCGGCCTCGGGCTGCTCGCCCGCGATCTCAACGTGGCCTTCCTCGTCGGCCTCGCCTTCGCGGTCGCCGCCTCCGCCAACCTGCCCGTCCTGCTCTACTCGCTGTTCTGGCGGAAGTTCACCACCCGGGGCGCGGTCTGGTCGGTCTACGGCGGGCTCGTCCCCGCTGTCCTGCTCGTCCTGCTGTCGCCGGTGGTCTCGGGCAGCCCGGAGTCGCTGTTCCCCGGTGTCGACTTCCATGTCTTCCCGCTGCAGAACCCCGGAGTGATCTCCATCCCGCTCGGATTCCTCGCGGGCTGGATCGGTGCGGTCACCTCGGCCGAGCCGCCCGACGCGGCACGGCACGCCGAGACGGAGGTCCGGGCGCTGACGGGGGCGGGGGCTGCGTGA
- a CDS encoding type IIA DNA topoisomerase subunit B has translation MTAETSVPSSALLTADRDASNYTARHLLVLEGLEAVRKRPGMYIGSTDSRGLMHCIWEIIDNSVDEALGGYCDHIEVILHDDGSVEVRDNGRGIPVDVEPKTGLSGVEVVMTKLHAGGKFGGGSYAASGGLHGVGASVVNALSARLDVEVDRNSSTHSISFRRGVPGIFTEQGPDSPFDPGNGLRKGKRVPKTRTGTRVRYWADRQIFLKDAKLSLETLHQRARQTAFLVPGLTIVVRDERDLAGIGKSEETFRFDGGISEFCEYLAQDKAVCDIQRLTGQGTFKETVPVLDERGHMTPTEVTRELAVDVALRWGTGYDTTVKSFVNIIATPKGGTHVSGFEQAITKTVNEVLRSAKMLRVAEDDIVKDDALEGLTAVVTVRLAEPQFEGQTKEVLGTSAARRIVAAVVAKELKAFLTSTKRDAKAQARAVLDKAVAAARTRIAARQHKEAQRRKTALESSSLPAKLADCRSDDVERSELFIVEGDSALGTAKLARNSEFQALLPIRGKILNVQKSSVSDMLKNAECGAIIQVIGAGSGRTFDIDAARYGKIVLLVDADVDGAHIRCLLLTLFQRYMRPMVEAGRVFAAVPPLHRIELVQPKKGQDKYVYTYSDNELRQTILEFQRKGVRYKDSIQRYKGLGEMDADQLAETTMDPRHRTLRRINIGDLDSAEQVFDLLMGNDVAPRKEFITSSAATLDRSRIDA, from the coding sequence GTGACCGCCGAAACGTCCGTGCCGTCCAGTGCGCTGCTGACCGCAGACCGTGACGCTTCCAACTACACCGCGCGGCACCTGCTCGTACTCGAAGGGCTCGAAGCGGTCCGCAAGCGCCCCGGTATGTACATCGGGTCCACCGACAGCCGCGGCCTGATGCACTGCATCTGGGAGATCATCGACAACTCGGTCGACGAGGCCCTCGGCGGCTACTGCGACCACATCGAGGTCATCCTCCACGACGACGGCTCCGTCGAGGTCCGGGACAACGGCCGGGGCATCCCGGTCGACGTCGAGCCGAAGACCGGGCTCTCCGGCGTCGAGGTCGTCATGACCAAGCTGCACGCCGGCGGCAAGTTCGGCGGCGGCTCCTACGCGGCCTCCGGTGGTCTGCACGGCGTCGGCGCGTCCGTGGTCAACGCCCTGTCGGCCCGTCTCGACGTCGAGGTCGACCGGAACAGCTCCACGCACTCCATCAGCTTCCGCCGCGGCGTGCCCGGCATCTTCACGGAGCAGGGCCCCGACAGCCCCTTCGACCCGGGCAACGGCCTGCGGAAGGGCAAGCGCGTCCCCAAGACGCGTACGGGCACGCGCGTCCGCTACTGGGCGGACCGGCAGATCTTCCTCAAGGACGCCAAGCTCTCGCTGGAGACGCTCCACCAGCGCGCCCGGCAGACCGCCTTCCTCGTGCCCGGCCTCACGATCGTCGTCCGCGACGAGCGGGACCTGGCCGGGATCGGCAAGAGCGAGGAGACCTTCCGCTTCGACGGAGGCATCAGCGAGTTCTGCGAGTACCTCGCGCAGGACAAGGCCGTCTGCGACATCCAGCGCCTCACCGGCCAGGGCACCTTCAAGGAGACCGTCCCGGTCCTCGACGAGCGCGGGCACATGACCCCGACCGAGGTCACCCGTGAGCTCGCCGTCGACGTCGCGCTCCGCTGGGGCACCGGCTACGACACCACGGTCAAGTCCTTCGTCAACATCATCGCCACCCCCAAGGGCGGCACCCACGTCTCCGGCTTCGAGCAGGCCATCACCAAGACGGTGAACGAGGTCCTCCGCTCGGCCAAGATGCTGCGCGTCGCCGAGGACGACATCGTCAAGGACGACGCCCTGGAGGGCCTCACGGCCGTCGTGACGGTCCGCCTCGCCGAGCCGCAGTTCGAGGGGCAGACGAAGGAGGTCCTGGGCACCTCCGCCGCCCGCCGGATCGTGGCCGCCGTCGTCGCCAAGGAGCTCAAGGCCTTCCTGACCTCCACCAAGCGGGACGCCAAGGCGCAGGCCCGCGCCGTCCTGGACAAGGCCGTCGCCGCCGCCAGGACCCGGATCGCGGCCCGCCAGCACAAGGAGGCGCAGCGCAGGAAGACCGCGCTGGAGTCCTCCTCGCTGCCGGCCAAGCTCGCCGACTGCCGCAGCGACGACGTCGAGCGCAGCGAGCTCTTCATCGTCGAGGGGGACTCCGCCCTCGGCACCGCCAAGCTCGCGCGCAACAGCGAGTTCCAGGCGCTGCTGCCGATCCGGGGCAAGATCCTCAACGTCCAGAAGTCCTCGGTCTCGGACATGCTCAAGAACGCCGAGTGCGGCGCGATCATCCAGGTCATAGGAGCGGGCTCGGGCCGCACCTTCGACATCGACGCCGCCCGCTACGGAAAGATCGTCCTGCTGGTCGACGCCGACGTCGACGGCGCCCACATCCGCTGCCTGCTGCTGACGCTCTTCCAGCGCTACATGCGGCCCATGGTCGAGGCCGGACGCGTCTTCGCGGCCGTGCCCCCGCTGCACCGGATCGAGCTCGTCCAGCCCAAGAAGGGCCAGGACAAGTACGTCTACACGTACTCGGACAACGAGCTGCGCCAGACCATCCTGGAGTTCCAGCGCAAGGGGGTCCGCTACAAGGACTCCATCCAGCGCTACAAGGGTCTGGGCGAGATGGACGCCGACCAGCTCGCGGAGACCACGATGGACCCGCGCCACCGCACCCTGCGCCGGATCAACATCGGCGACCTGGACTCGGCGGAGCAGGTCTTCGACCTCCTCATGGGCAACGACGTGGCGCCCCGCAAGGAGTTCATCACGAGCTCGGCGGCGACCCTCGACCGCTCGCGCATCGACGCCTGA
- a CDS encoding sensor histidine kinase has protein sequence MRPAQTSPARPLARRRRFGWPRRVFAQVLLMQLAIATGVTVLATGLFLAPLSDQLDDQAMRRALAIAETTASPGLAADLVGTPPSARGPVQTEAERIRVSTGAEYVVVMDTRGVRWSHTDPGQIGRRVSTDPSAALSGREVMEIDSGTLGRSARGKAPLRDADGRIVGAVSVGIEYDSVRDRLLAAIPGLLAYAGGALAVGALAAYLISRRLQRQTHDLAFSDISALLAEREAMLHGIREGVVAIDRTGSVRLVNDEAQRLLGLGPEAAGRPLDEVLGQGRTADVLAGRVTGEDLVTVQGHRVLIANRMPTDDGGAVATLRDRTELERLGRELDSTRGLIDALRAQDHEHANRLHTLLGLLELDMHEEAVEFVTEVVGVHRATAEQVTEKVHDPLLAALLVGKATVAAERGVPLRISPESLLPDRLVDPRELVTVVGNLVDNALDAVAGTPGAQIEVAFRTEGRTVVLRVTDSGPGVPEDRREMIFTEGWSTKEPPSHGRRGLGLAFVRRLAERRGGTARVAGGPDGGAEFTVVLPDALTDPEPDVPAPGESFAAEPAGESR, from the coding sequence ATGAGACCCGCACAGACCAGCCCCGCGCGGCCCCTCGCGCGCCGTCGGCGGTTCGGGTGGCCCCGGCGGGTGTTCGCGCAGGTCCTGCTGATGCAGCTGGCCATCGCGACCGGGGTGACCGTCCTCGCCACCGGTCTCTTCCTCGCCCCGCTCAGCGACCAGCTCGACGACCAGGCCATGCGACGGGCCCTGGCCATCGCCGAGACCACCGCCTCCCCCGGTCTCGCCGCCGACCTCGTCGGCACCCCGCCCTCCGCGCGGGGCCCGGTGCAGACCGAGGCCGAACGGATCCGGGTGTCCACGGGCGCCGAGTACGTCGTGGTCATGGACACCCGCGGAGTGCGCTGGTCGCACACCGACCCCGGCCAGATCGGCCGGCGCGTCTCCACCGACCCGAGCGCCGCCCTCTCGGGCCGCGAGGTGATGGAGATCGACAGCGGCACGCTCGGCCGCTCGGCGCGCGGCAAGGCACCGCTGCGCGACGCCGACGGCAGGATCGTCGGCGCGGTATCCGTCGGCATCGAGTACGACAGCGTCCGCGACCGGCTCCTGGCCGCGATCCCCGGTCTCCTCGCGTACGCGGGCGGGGCGCTCGCCGTCGGGGCCCTCGCGGCGTACCTGATCTCCCGGCGCCTCCAGCGCCAGACGCACGACCTGGCCTTCTCCGACATCTCCGCGCTGCTGGCCGAGCGCGAGGCCATGCTGCACGGCATCCGGGAGGGTGTCGTCGCCATCGACCGCACCGGCTCCGTGCGGCTCGTGAATGACGAGGCGCAGCGCCTCCTCGGCCTCGGCCCCGAGGCCGCGGGCCGGCCCCTGGACGAGGTCCTCGGCCAGGGCCGTACCGCCGACGTCCTCGCCGGCCGGGTCACGGGCGAGGACCTCGTCACCGTCCAGGGCCACCGGGTCCTGATCGCCAACCGCATGCCCACCGACGACGGCGGCGCCGTGGCGACCCTGCGCGACCGCACCGAGCTGGAGCGGCTCGGGCGCGAGCTGGACTCGACGCGCGGCCTGATCGACGCCCTGCGCGCCCAGGACCACGAGCACGCCAACCGGCTGCACACCCTCCTCGGCCTCCTGGAGCTGGACATGCACGAGGAGGCGGTCGAGTTCGTCACGGAGGTGGTCGGAGTCCACCGGGCCACCGCCGAGCAGGTCACGGAGAAGGTCCACGACCCGCTGCTCGCCGCGCTCCTGGTCGGCAAGGCGACCGTGGCCGCCGAGCGCGGGGTGCCCCTGCGGATCTCCCCGGAGTCCCTGCTTCCGGACCGCCTCGTCGACCCCCGCGAGCTGGTCACGGTCGTCGGCAATCTGGTCGACAACGCGCTGGACGCCGTCGCGGGCACGCCGGGTGCCCAGATCGAGGTCGCGTTCCGCACCGAGGGCCGTACGGTCGTGCTGCGGGTCACCGACAGCGGCCCCGGCGTGCCCGAGGACCGCCGCGAGATGATCTTCACCGAGGGCTGGTCGACGAAGGAGCCGCCGTCCCACGGCCGGCGCGGGCTCGGCCTCGCCTTCGTACGCCGCCTGGCCGAGCGCAGGGGCGGCACGGCCCGCGTGGCCGGGGGCCCGGACGGAGGCGCGGAGTTCACCGTCGTCCTCCCGGACGCCCTGACCGATCCCGAACCCGATGTTCCCGCCCCCGGAGAGTCCTTCGCAGCCGAGCCGGCCGGGGAGTCGCGATGA
- a CDS encoding DUF485 domain-containing protein, with product MDKQEGSDVSAVPIEDPWHDTAVPRQREPGAAEIYLEVQRSPAFQEVRRRYRRFVFPAALAFLLWYLAYVVAATAAPGFMARPVAGAVNVAMVAGLGQFLTTFLLTWAYARHARLRRDRAALELRWDTQEMTRGVAQR from the coding sequence GTGGACAAGCAGGAGGGGTCCGACGTCTCGGCAGTGCCGATCGAGGACCCCTGGCACGACACGGCAGTGCCGCGGCAGCGCGAACCCGGCGCCGCGGAGATCTACCTGGAGGTTCAGCGGAGCCCCGCCTTCCAGGAAGTACGCCGCCGCTACCGCCGGTTCGTCTTCCCGGCCGCCCTCGCGTTCCTCCTCTGGTACCTCGCCTACGTCGTCGCGGCGACCGCGGCGCCCGGGTTCATGGCGCGGCCCGTCGCCGGCGCGGTGAACGTGGCGATGGTCGCGGGCCTCGGGCAGTTCCTCACCACCTTCCTCCTGACCTGGGCCTACGCGCGCCACGCGCGGCTGCGCCGGGACCGGGCGGCCCTGGAACTCCGCTGGGACACCCAGGAGATGACCCGAGGGGTGGCGCAGCGGTGA
- a CDS encoding DNA topoisomerase (ATP-hydrolyzing) subunit A, whose product MARRSTKTPPPDDAYEERILDIDVVDEMQGSFLEYAYSVIYSRALPDARDGMKPVQRRIVYQMGEMGLRPDRGFVKCARVVGEVMGKLHPHGDASIYDAMVRMAQPFSMRLPLVDGHGNFGSLGNDDPPAAMRYTESRMAPAALLMTESIDEDTVDFSPNYDGQEQEPVALPAAYPNLLVNGASGIAVGMATNMPPHNLGEVIAAARHLIRHPGADLETLMRFVPGPDLPTGGRIVGLSGIKDAYESGRGSFKIRATATVETVTARRKGIIVTELPFTVGPEKVISKIKDLVGSKKLQGIADVKDLTDRNHGLRLVIEIKNGFVPEAVLEQLYKLTPMEESFGINNVALVDGQPLTLGLKELLEVYLDHRFEVVRRRSEFRRTKKRDRLHLVDGLLVALLDIDEVIRIIRESENSAQAKERLMERFSLSEIQTQYILDTPLRRLTKFDRIELETERDRLNGEIDELTGILDSDAELRKLVSGELAAVAKKFATDRRTVLLESAGAPVAAVPLEVADDPCRVLLSSTGLLARTATAELPPADPDAPRTKHDLIVSAVAATQRGDVGAVTSAGRLLRIAVIDLPQLPDTASVPSLAGGAQLSEFLSLETDESVVCLTTLDESSPGLALGTLQGVVKRVVPDYPANKDELEVITLKDGDRIVGATELRSGEEDLVFITSDAQLLRYPAAQVRPQGRPAGGMAGIKLTEGAEVLSFTAVDPAADAVVFTVAGSTGTLDASAGTSAKLTPFDQYPRKGRATGGVRCQRFLKGEDVLILAWAGATPARAAQKNGTPAPLPEVDPRRDGSGTPLPQPVEVLAGPAS is encoded by the coding sequence ATGGCCCGCCGCAGCACGAAGACACCGCCGCCGGACGACGCGTACGAGGAGAGGATCCTCGACATCGACGTCGTCGACGAGATGCAGGGCTCCTTCCTCGAGTACGCGTACTCGGTGATCTACTCGCGCGCGCTCCCCGACGCCCGCGACGGCATGAAGCCCGTCCAGCGCCGCATCGTCTACCAGATGGGCGAGATGGGGCTCCGGCCCGACCGGGGGTTCGTCAAGTGCGCCCGCGTCGTCGGCGAGGTGATGGGCAAGCTCCACCCGCACGGCGACGCGTCGATCTACGACGCCATGGTCCGCATGGCGCAGCCCTTCTCCATGCGGCTGCCCCTCGTCGACGGCCACGGCAACTTCGGCTCCCTCGGCAACGACGACCCGCCCGCCGCCATGCGGTACACGGAGTCGCGCATGGCCCCCGCCGCGCTGCTGATGACCGAGTCCATCGACGAGGACACGGTCGACTTCTCGCCGAACTACGACGGCCAGGAGCAGGAGCCGGTGGCGCTGCCCGCCGCCTACCCGAACCTGCTGGTCAACGGCGCGTCCGGGATCGCGGTCGGCATGGCGACCAACATGCCGCCGCACAACCTCGGCGAGGTGATCGCGGCGGCCCGCCACCTGATCCGCCACCCGGGCGCCGACCTCGAGACCCTGATGCGCTTCGTGCCCGGCCCCGACCTTCCGACCGGCGGCCGGATCGTCGGCCTGTCCGGCATCAAGGACGCGTACGAGTCGGGCCGCGGCTCCTTCAAGATCCGCGCCACGGCGACCGTGGAGACGGTGACCGCCCGCCGCAAGGGCATCATCGTGACCGAGCTGCCCTTCACGGTCGGCCCCGAGAAGGTCATCTCCAAGATCAAGGACCTCGTCGGCTCCAAGAAGCTCCAGGGCATCGCGGACGTCAAGGACCTCACCGACCGCAACCACGGCCTGCGTCTCGTCATCGAGATCAAGAACGGCTTCGTGCCGGAGGCGGTCCTGGAGCAGCTCTACAAGCTGACGCCGATGGAGGAGTCCTTCGGCATCAACAACGTGGCGCTGGTGGACGGCCAGCCGCTCACGCTCGGCCTCAAGGAGCTCCTGGAGGTCTACCTCGACCACCGCTTCGAGGTCGTCCGCCGCCGCTCCGAGTTCCGCCGTACCAAGAAGCGCGACCGGCTCCACCTGGTCGACGGCCTTCTCGTCGCGCTCCTCGACATCGACGAGGTCATCCGGATCATCCGGGAGAGCGAGAACTCCGCCCAGGCCAAGGAGCGCCTGATGGAGCGCTTCTCCCTGAGCGAGATCCAGACGCAGTACATCCTGGACACCCCGCTACGCCGCCTCACCAAGTTCGACCGCATCGAGCTGGAGACCGAGCGCGACCGGCTCAACGGGGAGATCGACGAGCTGACCGGGATCCTCGACTCCGACGCGGAGCTGCGGAAGCTGGTCTCGGGGGAACTGGCCGCGGTCGCGAAGAAGTTCGCCACCGACCGGCGGACGGTCCTGCTCGAATCCGCGGGCGCGCCCGTCGCGGCCGTCCCCCTTGAGGTCGCGGACGACCCGTGCCGCGTGCTGCTCTCCTCGACGGGACTGCTGGCCCGTACGGCGACGGCGGAGCTGCCGCCGGCCGACCCGGACGCGCCGCGCACCAAGCACGACCTGATCGTGTCGGCGGTGGCCGCCACCCAGCGCGGCGACGTCGGCGCGGTGACCTCGGCCGGCCGGCTGCTGCGGATCGCGGTGATCGACCTGCCGCAGCTCCCGGACACCGCGAGCGTCCCCAGCCTCGCCGGCGGCGCGCAGCTCTCGGAGTTCCTGTCCCTGGAGACGGACGAGTCGGTGGTCTGCCTGACCACGCTCGACGAGTCCTCGCCCGGTCTCGCGCTCGGCACGCTGCAGGGCGTGGTGAAGCGTGTGGTCCCGGACTACCCGGCGAACAAGGACGAGCTGGAGGTCATCACGCTCAAGGACGGTGACCGGATCGTCGGCGCGACCGAGCTGCGGTCGGGCGAGGAGGACCTGGTCTTCATCACCTCCGACGCCCAGCTCCTCCGCTACCCGGCCGCGCAGGTACGGCCCCAGGGGCGCCCGGCCGGCGGTATGGCGGGCATCAAGCTGACCGAGGGCGCCGAGGTGCTCTCGTTCACGGCCGTGGACCCGGCGGCGGACGCCGTGGTCTTCACCGTCGCGGGTTCCACGGGCACCCTCGACGCCTCGGCGGGCACGTCGGCGAAGCTGACCCCCTTCGACCAGTACCCGCGCAAGGGCCGCGCGACGGGCGGTGTCCGCTGCCAGCGGTTCCTGAAGGGCGAGGACGTCCTGATCCTGGCCTGGGCGGGCGCCACCCCGGCACGGGCCGCGCAGAAGAACGGCACCCCGGCACCACTGCCGGAGGTCGACCCGCGCCGCGACGGCTCGGGCACGCCGCTCCCCCAGCCGGTGGAGGTGCTGGCGGGCCCGGCGAGCTAG